The Myxococcaceae bacterium JPH2 nucleotide sequence ACCGCGCGGGTAGCTTGCGACATGAGGCATTCCGCATTCGGCTCGGAGTGCCTCGCGCCTCGGCCTCGTGGTAGAGGCGCAAGATGCGAATCCTTCGCCCCCTTTCCTGGATGCTGTTGCTCCTCGCGGGCTGCGGCGAGTCAGCGACGACTCCGCCCCTCACTCCCATCGAGCGGGGTCCGCGCGCCATCGCGCTGGACGGAGACCCCAACGGCCTGTTCTGGGACGACGCCAACCAGACGCTGTACATCGCCGACGACCAGAACCACCGCATCCTCAAGTATCGCGATGGCGAGGATGTCTCGCTCGCGGTGGCCCTGCCGGATGCGCCGCCCAACAGCCCGAACCTGGGTGAGCTTGTCCGTCTCACGGACGGCACCCTGGTCACGGTCCGCTTCGGCTTCGGCACCGCGGGCGCGGTCCTCTTCGCCAGGCCCGACGGCACCACCGGCGTCGTGCCCGAGCTGCCCACCAATCGCCGCCGCATCGGCGTCACCGTCGCCCAGGACGGGCGCCTCTTCGACTCGTACTTCGTGCGCAACAGCAACGTGAACGTGGGCTCGGTCGCCGTGCTGGATTTGAACGGCTCCGAGAAGGAGTTCATCGGCGCGCTCCAGAAGCCCGTGGGCATCCTCGCCGTGGAGGACACGCTCTACATTTCGGATCAAGCCGCGGGCCGCATCCTCGCGGCGCCCCTCGCGAACCCGTCCGCGCTGAAGACCCTGGCCACGCTCACCGAGCCCGACCTGCTGGCGCTCGGGCCCCAGGGCGAGCTGCTCACGGGCACGCGGCAAGGCACGGTGCTGGGCATCTCGCCGCTCACGGGCGAGGCCCACGTGCTCGCGGGAGGTTTCCAGCAGGTTCGCGGCACCGCCTACGACGCCAAGAACCGGCGCCTGTTCGTGGCGGACCACGACGGCGACTCCACGAACGGCAGCACGCACTTCCTGCAAATCATCCCGGTGGACTGAATGCGCGCATCTTGGCTCGTGGTGCTCGGACTCGTCAGCGCGCCCGCGCTGGCGGCGGACCTGGGGCTGCGTCCCCTCTTTGTCGGAGAAGTGGACTGGCGGCAGCACGGCGCCGCCGTCGAGGGCTTTGACAACGTCGCGCTGGCCAGACTGCGCTTGGGTGTCATCGCACAGCCCGTGCCGTGGATGACCGCCATCGGCGCGGCGGAGTGGGCCCAGGAGAAGCCCGCGCTGGTGGATGCCTATCTCGCGGTGCGCCCGGGCAAGGGGCTGCGCCTCTCCATGGGCTACGCCAAGACACCGCTGTTCATCAGCGCCCATGACGAGAGCATCGAGGCGCTGCCCATTCCGGAGCTGTCGCTCGTGGCGCAGTCCTTCTGGCCTCGGCGCGACCTCGGGCTGGAGGCGCAGTGGACGCCGGAGGGACTCCCGCTGGAGACCTGGGTGCGGGTGGGCAACGGCTCTCGCAGTCCGCTGGGCAATGACAACAACCAGCCCGCGCTGGATGCCCGCGTGGATGGACGGTGGGGACGCTCGCGAGGAGATGCCACCGCGTCCTGGGGACTGCGCGCCGGCGCGGGTGTGCACGTCGAGCGAGCGTTCGACCGCCCCGGCATTGGGGGCACCGGACCGCAGGGCTTCATCTTCTACCGTCCGCCGCCCGTGACGGGTCCGCGCTCGGTGGTCGAGGCCCACGCGCGACTCGACGTGGGCGCGCTTCGAGTCCTCGCGGAGGGCGCGGCGGCGTGGGAGCGGCGCGCGCGCGACACGGACGGAAATCCCTCCACGCCTCGCGAAGCGCTCCCCACGCTGCGCAGCCAGGGCGCGTCGTTGGAGGTGTCCTATGTGGTCCTGGGCCAACCGCGCGGAGACGGACAAGGCTGGCCTCTCGCACGAGAGAGCGCGCCGAGCCCCTCGCTCGACGCCATCCCGGAGGGCGCGGTGGAGGTCGCGGCGCGCGTCGAGCGGCTGTGGCTCGGCCGTGGCGCGGCGGACGTCACGCGAGGCGGAACCACGGGCGGCGCGGTCGCGGTGCGCTGGTGGACCACGTCCTTCCTGGGCGTGGGACTCGCGGGCTACGTGCAACACCATGACGTCGCGCCCTTGGAGGAGCCGGATCAACGCACCTCCTGGCTCGCGCTCGCGCGCGCCACGGTGAGCTTCCACTGACCTCCGCGGGGCTCCGGATTTCATCCGGGTGCGCCCTGAAGAAACACGCCGACCTCGCGAAAGGTCCCGTCCATGCGCGCGCGCTCATGCAGCATGTCGCGCATGAACGCGGCACTGTCTGCTGACTCCAGCCTCACCACCGACGACGGCGCGAACCTGTCCCTCCACGTCCTGGGCGAGGGCGCGCCCGTGGTTCTCGTCCACGGCACGGGAATGGGCGCGCGCGCGCTGTGGCCGCTCGCCCAGGCGCTGGCGAACACGAACCGCGTCCTCCTGTACGACCGACGCGGCTGGGGCACGAGCACCCTCGGCAAGAGCCGCGACCTGTCCTTGGCCCGCCATGCACGGGACCTTCAATGCGTCCTGTCTACGCTCGACGCGCCCGCGACTGTGTTTGGCTGGAGCAGCGGTGGACTGATTGCCCTCGAGGCCGCGGCGCTGCGAGGCACCGCGCCCCGCGCGCTCGTGGTCTATGAAGCGCCCTTCGGCGCCAGCCGCGACAGCACCCCAGGCGCACGGGTGGACTTCCTGGCCATGCTCGCGTGGAACGGACTGCGCCAGCCGCGCCGAGCACGCCGCGCCTTCTGGGACATGGTGTCGCGTCGCGCCGAGGGACCCACGGGTTTCGAGCGCTTGTCGCCCACACGTCAATCCGAGCTGCTCGATGAGCCGGGCCCGCTCGTCGCCGAGGCGCTGGCCGGAGCAGGGACGCCGGAGGCCCTGCGCGCACTGGGCTCGGAGCTTCGCGTGCGCCTGCTCGTCGGCACCGCCAGCACGGCCTCCGCCCACCGCTGTGGCGAGCGACTCCAGGCCCTGCTCCCCCACGCCACGCGAGAGCGCGTACCGGACGCGGACCACCTGTACCCCCTCACCCAGCCCGAGGATTGCGCACAGAGGCTGCTCGACTCCGCGGAACGAAGCGCCACCCAGGCCCACTGAGCCTCTCACGCACCGCTCGGTCGGCCGGGTCCCCCGCTTTCGTGTCACACCGCCGACAGGGGAAGCGGACAGGCAGGCCGACCGGGCGGACGGGTCCTGACGCACGGGCGGTGGCAACCGCCCCAGGTTCCGGTAGGGTGCGCCCCCGCATGTCGCAGCCCACGACCTCGACCCCTTCCGCCACGACGGCCAGCCCGCAGAAGCTGTCCTGGTATCGCCGCCTCTATCTGCGCGTGGAGGCCATGTCCTCCACGCCCCATGCCGTGGCGGTGATGCTGCTCGTCTCGGTAGTGGATGGCTCCATCTTCCCCATCCCGCCCTTCGCGGTGCTGGTGCCCATGGTGCTGGCGCAGCCCAAGAAGTGGGTGCGCTACTGCCTGCTCGGCACGGTGGCCAGTCTGGTGGGTGGAATGATTGGCTATGGGCTGGGCTCGCTCATGGGCGAGGGCATCACCCAGTGGCTGCACATCGACCTGAACATGCGCGTGGACCGCTTCGGCGTCTCGGGCACCGTGGGCGATCTGCTCGGCCGCAACTTCTGGGTCCTGTCGCTGCTGTGCAGCGTGCTGCCCACCCCGTTCAAGGTCGTCGCCATCGGAAGTGGGCTGGTGTCCGTTCCGCTGGAGCGCTTCATCGTCGCGGCCATCATCGGCCGCACCGTGCGCTTCTTCCTGGTGGGTGGCGTGATGCGCTTCTTTGGCCCCACCGCGCGCCGCTGGCTGCGCGTCTGAGCCACTCCCGCTTCGCTCAGTGCCGAGCGCTCACCGCCACGACCGTTGAATCAAGCGCGGTGGACTCGCCCGTGAGCGCGGCCTCCACCGCGGCCAGCAAGACCTCCGGCCGCACGGGCTTCTCCAGCACCCGGTTGGGGACCTCGGTGAGGAAGTCGCGCGCCGCGGGCGTGTAGGCCCCGCCGGAGATGAACACGAGGCGCGCCGCCAGCGCGGGCGCCATCGTGGCCAGGTGCCGGTACACGCCGATGCCATCCGTCTCCGGCATCTGCAAATCACACAGCACCATGTCGAAGCGGTGCCCCGCCGACACCAACGCCATGGCCTCGCTGCCGCGCGTGGTGGTGACGACGTCGTGGTAGGGCTCCAGCAACAAGCGCATGGACTGCGCCAGCCGCGGCTCGTCATCCACGATGAGCACGCGCCCGCGTCGCCCGCCGCTCGTGAGCCGTGACGACTCCAGGGCGCCATGGCCCCGCGCCCCAGGCCTGGACGCAATCGCAGCCTGCGCGGGCGCCGCCGGCAGCAACATGGTGAACACCGAGCCCGCCCCGGGCTCGCTGCTCACCTGCAGCTCGCCGCCATGGGCCCGGACAATCTGCTGACAGATGGCGAGCCCCAGTCCCTGTCCCTCGCCGTTGGACTTGGTGGTGAAGAACGGGTCGAAGATGCGCGACAGCACCTGCGCGGGGATGCCGCTGCCCGTATCGGACACGTCCACGCGGGCCCGCCCCGAGGCATCCGTGCTCGTGCGCACACGCACCTCGTTGAGCGCGGGGGTGCCCTGCGGGATGGCCTGCATCGCGTTCACCAGCAGGTTGAGGAGCACCTGTCCCAGCCGCGCCTCGCTGCCCAGCACCTTGGGCACCGGCCCGAACTCCTCCACCAGCCGAGCGCGGTGGCGCAGCGCATGGCTGATGATGCGCACGGCGGGAGGCACGAGCGCGTTGAGGTCCACCAGCGCGCGGTCCGGGTCTCCCTGGCGGCTGAACACCCGCAGGTCCTTCACGATGAGCCGGATGCGCTCGGCGCCCTCCAGCGCGCCCCGGACGCTGCCCAGCGCGTCCCGCATGCCCGGGAGGCTGCCCTCGCCCAGGCTGCGCACCGCTGCCTCCAGGTTGAGCACCAGATAGGCCAGCGGGTTGTTGATTTCATGCCCCACGCCCGCGGCCAGCATGCCCACCGCGGCGACGCGCTCGGCGGCCACCAGCCGCGACTGCAGCTCCTGCGTGGCGGTGACATCCCGATGCGTGGCCACGAAGTGCGTCACCTCGGCGCCGGTCGCGCGCACGGGGGACAGCTGCATCTCGCTGCGCACGCGTCCGCCATCAGGGCGCGCGAGCGACACCTCCGCGCGCACCGAGCGCCCCTCGCACAGCGCATCCGTGATGCGCCGTTGCGAGTCCTCGTCCGCTGCCTCGTGCAGCGAATGCGGCGATCGCCCCAGCACCTCATCTGGCTTGCGCCCCAGCAGCTCGCAGAAGGCCTCATTCGCGAAGACGGTGC carries:
- a CDS encoding MASE1 domain-containing protein → MSAWRRSGLVQGLALAGVYFASARLGLSLSTVSGSVSPVWPPTGVALAGLLLLGVSRWPAIFLSMFAASWLNDASLLTTLGIATGNTLEAVLGALVLQRAGFSRELARVRDVVVLGLGMAVCTWVSTVMGTVSLWLGGVLPLAGFAHAAWVWWVGDLMGAWVVAPLLLLWLEGRWTRPSREAWVLAGLTGLMCVAVFLTGRVHSSTHATAFLLFPLSAWAALRFGPRGAATATLLMSSAAIVGTARRLGPFTSGDVTEDLLVLQLFVGVTSLTSMLLAASTAEKRRAAEQLELLATTVRGVHEGVLISEVVTPGELRTVFANEAFCELLGRKPDEVLGRSPHSLHEAADEDSQRRITDALCEGRSVRAEVSLARPDGGRVRSEMQLSPVRATGAEVTHFVATHRDVTATQELQSRLVAAERVAAVGMLAAGVGHEINNPLAYLVLNLEAAVRSLGEGSLPGMRDALGSVRGALEGAERIRLIVKDLRVFSRQGDPDRALVDLNALVPPAVRIISHALRHRARLVEEFGPVPKVLGSEARLGQVLLNLLVNAMQAIPQGTPALNEVRVRTSTDASGRARVDVSDTGSGIPAQVLSRIFDPFFTTKSNGEGQGLGLAICQQIVRAHGGELQVSSEPGAGSVFTMLLPAAPAQAAIASRPGARGHGALESSRLTSGGRRGRVLIVDDEPRLAQSMRLLLEPYHDVVTTTRGSEAMALVSAGHRFDMVLCDLQMPETDGIGVYRHLATMAPALAARLVFISGGAYTPAARDFLTEVPNRVLEKPVRPEVLLAAVEAALTGESTALDSTVVAVSARH
- a CDS encoding alpha/beta hydrolase, translated to MNAALSADSSLTTDDGANLSLHVLGEGAPVVLVHGTGMGARALWPLAQALANTNRVLLYDRRGWGTSTLGKSRDLSLARHARDLQCVLSTLDAPATVFGWSSGGLIALEAAALRGTAPRALVVYEAPFGASRDSTPGARVDFLAMLAWNGLRQPRRARRAFWDMVSRRAEGPTGFERLSPTRQSELLDEPGPLVAEALAGAGTPEALRALGSELRVRLLVGTASTASAHRCGERLQALLPHATRERVPDADHLYPLTQPEDCAQRLLDSAERSATQAH
- a CDS encoding DedA family protein, giving the protein MSQPTTSTPSATTASPQKLSWYRRLYLRVEAMSSTPHAVAVMLLVSVVDGSIFPIPPFAVLVPMVLAQPKKWVRYCLLGTVASLVGGMIGYGLGSLMGEGITQWLHIDLNMRVDRFGVSGTVGDLLGRNFWVLSLLCSVLPTPFKVVAIGSGLVSVPLERFIVAAIIGRTVRFFLVGGVMRFFGPTARRWLRV